From Psychroflexus torquis ATCC 700755, the proteins below share one genomic window:
- a CDS encoding NAD-dependent epimerase/dehydratase family protein translates to MILITGAAGFIGSAIAHSLNNLGFKTLTIDNFSTGYRSNLPKNTILIEGDCGDPETISQLQNYNVDTILHFAGQSSGEVSFNDPLADQKSNTTSTLLLLNYAKLKGIRKFIYASSMSVYGDHENLPVTEESVTMPKSLYAVGKLASEHYLNIYSNSDLKVVSLRLFNVYGPGQNLANLKQGMLSIYLAQALKDGQIKVKGSLERFRDLVYIDDVVEVVSLLVTTDLSNPYSVYNVANAYPVKVKEMITSIKAVLGNISVKEIEGTQGDQFGIFGSNYSLMKDFGWKPKIKHITGIKKMIAWAQNQR, encoded by the coding sequence ATGATTTTAATAACTGGAGCAGCCGGTTTTATCGGTTCAGCAATAGCCCATAGCTTGAATAATTTGGGTTTCAAGACATTAACTATAGATAATTTTTCTACGGGTTACAGGTCTAATTTACCTAAGAATACTATTTTAATTGAAGGAGATTGTGGTGATCCCGAAACCATAAGTCAACTTCAAAACTATAATGTTGACACAATTCTTCATTTTGCTGGTCAAAGTTCAGGAGAAGTGAGTTTTAATGATCCATTAGCTGATCAAAAAAGTAATACCACATCTACCTTACTTCTATTGAATTATGCCAAACTTAAGGGCATAAGAAAATTTATTTATGCTAGCAGTATGTCTGTTTATGGAGACCATGAAAATTTGCCAGTAACAGAAGAATCCGTTACAATGCCTAAATCCTTATATGCCGTTGGAAAACTAGCTAGTGAACACTATTTAAACATTTATAGCAATAGTGATTTAAAAGTGGTTTCATTGCGGCTGTTTAATGTTTATGGACCCGGGCAGAACCTCGCTAATCTAAAGCAAGGTATGCTTAGTATATATCTAGCACAGGCCCTCAAAGACGGCCAAATAAAAGTAAAAGGAAGCCTAGAACGCTTTAGAGACTTAGTTTACATTGATGATGTAGTGGAAGTGGTTTCCCTATTAGTAACTACAGACTTATCAAATCCCTACAGTGTATACAATGTGGCAAATGCATATCCCGTGAAGGTTAAGGAGATGATTACTTCTATTAAAGCTGTTTTAGGTAATATATCGGTAAAGGAAATTGAAGGGACACAGGGCGATCAATTCGGCATATTTGGTTCTAATTATAGTTTGATGAAAGATTTTGGGTGGAAACCTAAAATCAAACACATTACAGGTATAAAAAAAATGATAGCATGGGCGCAAAACCAAAGATAG
- the rfbA gene encoding glucose-1-phosphate thymidylyltransferase RfbA, with product MKGIILAGGSGTRLHPLTLATSKQLLPIYDKPMIYYPLSVLMLAEIREILIISTPHDLPNFKRLLGDGSRFGINLTYKEQPSPDGLAQAFILGEEFIGNDDVCLVLGDNIFYGAGLQNLLSNAVKTVKQDNKAVVFGNYVNDPERYGVAEFDEHQNVVSIEEKPEKPKSNFAVVGLYFYPNSVVEISKNVKPSHRGELEITTVNETYLKQGNLKMQILSRGFAWLDTGTHEALTEATEFVKVVEKRTSLKIACLEEIGLKMQWLNKADISKDLEGKKGEYYSYLASIID from the coding sequence ATGAAAGGAATAATCCTAGCAGGGGGTTCAGGTACTAGATTACACCCCTTAACCCTTGCGACGTCCAAGCAGCTTTTACCTATTTACGACAAGCCGATGATTTATTATCCGTTGTCGGTTTTAATGCTAGCAGAGATTAGAGAGATTCTAATTATTTCTACACCTCACGATTTACCAAATTTTAAACGCCTTTTGGGGGACGGGTCTCGATTTGGGATTAACTTGACTTATAAAGAACAGCCATCACCAGATGGATTGGCACAAGCCTTTATTTTAGGAGAAGAATTTATAGGTAACGATGATGTCTGTTTAGTTTTAGGCGATAATATTTTTTACGGTGCTGGATTACAAAACTTATTGTCCAATGCAGTAAAAACTGTTAAACAAGACAACAAAGCAGTAGTCTTTGGAAACTATGTAAATGATCCTGAGCGGTATGGTGTTGCAGAATTTGACGAACATCAAAATGTGGTGAGTATTGAAGAGAAGCCCGAAAAACCAAAATCAAATTTTGCAGTAGTAGGTTTATACTTTTATCCCAATTCAGTGGTAGAAATTTCGAAAAACGTTAAGCCATCCCATAGAGGTGAACTAGAGATAACCACTGTAAATGAGACTTATTTAAAACAAGGAAATTTAAAAATGCAAATTTTAAGCCGTGGTTTTGCTTGGTTAGATACGGGGACACACGAAGCTCTTACAGAAGCTACAGAATTTGTAAAAGTAGTTGAAAAACGCACGAGTTTAAAAATTGCTTGCTTAGAAGAGATTGGCTTAAAAATGCAATGGCTTAATAAAGCTGATATTTCAAAAGACTTAGAAGGGAAAAAAGGAGAATATTATAGCTATCTAGCCAGCATAATAGATTAA
- the rfbB gene encoding dTDP-glucose 4,6-dehydratase: protein MDKNILITGGAGFIGSHVVRLFVNKYPNQNIYNLDSLTYAGNLENLKDIENKENYTFIREDINDTQKISDLFKKYKFDTVIHLAAESHVDRSISDPVSFVRTNVMGTMNLLNAALEIWKEDFSHKMFYHISTDEVYGTLGETGLFTETTSYDPNSPYSASKASSDHFVRAYGETYGLPFIISNCSNNYGQNQFPEKLIPLFINNILNKKSLPVYGDGNYTRDWLYVIDHALAVDLILEKGKVKETYNIGGFNEWKNINLVKLLCQQMDEKLENPVGTSEELITYVKDRPGHDLRYAIDASKINKELGWKPTVTFEEGLSITIDWYLENKGWMKKVTSGEYQNYYEEQYK, encoded by the coding sequence ATGGACAAAAATATATTAATTACTGGAGGAGCTGGATTTATCGGGTCACATGTTGTTCGTCTATTTGTAAATAAATATCCAAATCAAAACATCTACAATTTAGACTCGCTCACCTATGCAGGAAATCTCGAGAACTTAAAGGATATTGAAAATAAAGAGAATTATACTTTTATTAGAGAAGATATAAATGACACACAAAAAATATCTGATTTATTTAAAAAATATAAATTTGATACAGTTATCCATCTTGCGGCTGAATCACATGTAGATAGATCTATTTCTGACCCAGTTTCTTTTGTTAGAACAAATGTGATGGGAACGATGAATCTATTAAATGCTGCACTTGAAATTTGGAAAGAAGATTTTAGTCATAAAATGTTCTACCACATTAGTACGGATGAAGTTTATGGAACACTCGGAGAAACGGGACTGTTTACAGAAACAACTTCCTACGATCCTAACTCCCCCTACTCAGCCTCTAAAGCGAGTAGCGATCACTTTGTGAGAGCCTATGGAGAAACTTATGGTTTACCATTTATCATTTCTAACTGCTCGAACAACTATGGTCAAAACCAGTTTCCAGAAAAACTAATCCCTCTTTTCATAAACAATATTCTTAATAAAAAATCACTTCCTGTTTATGGAGACGGCAACTACACAAGAGATTGGCTATATGTTATTGATCATGCACTTGCAGTTGACTTGATTCTAGAAAAAGGAAAAGTCAAAGAAACCTACAACATCGGTGGATTTAATGAATGGAAAAACATCAATTTAGTAAAATTACTTTGCCAACAAATGGATGAGAAGTTAGAAAATCCAGTGGGGACAAGTGAAGAACTAATCACCTACGTTAAGGACAGACCAGGACATGATTTAAGATATGCAATAGACGCCTCCAAAATAAATAAAGAACTAGGTTGGAAACCAACAGTAACTTTCGAAGAAGGTTTGAGTATTACAATAGATTGGTATTTAGAGAATAAGGGATGGATGAAGAAAGTAACGAGTGGGGAGTATCAGAATTATTATGAGGAGCAGTATAAGTAA
- a CDS encoding ABC transporter ATP-binding protein — MKLIKNIIKKYMGSFAYYYSYLGYRMWFLLITSILVGLLDGLGLTMFIPLLSMIASDQAEASSSALGNFGFIVEGLNNIGLELNLVVVLMTMLVFFVGKGFAKFFERYLRVVYQQYFISRIRFENIDALVNYNYEAFTSADAGKIQNTLSGEVERVMQSFRTYSDMLQQSVMLLTYAALAVISSPQFAMLIVMGGFLTNLLFSSMYKKTKLLSFDLVKSNNLFQGFIIQSVAFYKYLKATASIIDYKRFLKEKVNEIEFITRKMGILSSIMLGMREPLMIGVVVAVILIQVELLEGSLATIMLSLLFFYRGLTALSSIQTSYNKFLSFSGSIDNMKSFTKSLQASPEVNGDDKVSSIQNIEFKNLSFSYNKKNTVLRNINLNIKPKQSIAFIGESGSGKTTLINLLAGLLKPSNGDLLINQKSIHSIELVNYRRRIGYITQEPIIFDDTLFNNVTLWDQKNEENLIRFQEAIKKSQLSSFISDLSDKEEERIGNNGVTLSGGQKQRISIARELYKDVDILLMDEATSALDTKTEKNIQKSIDDLKGEYTIIMIAHRLSTVKTCDQIVLLDKGEIKAKGDYKTLIENSSEFATMISSQQL; from the coding sequence ATGAAATTAATTAAAAATATTATTAAAAAGTACATGGGTTCTTTCGCATACTATTATTCTTATCTAGGATACAGAATGTGGTTTTTATTAATCACCAGTATTTTGGTAGGTCTTCTAGATGGTTTAGGGCTAACTATGTTTATACCTTTATTAAGTATGATTGCCTCAGATCAAGCAGAGGCAAGTTCAAGTGCTTTAGGGAATTTTGGATTTATTGTAGAGGGTTTAAACAACATTGGATTGGAATTAAATTTAGTTGTAGTGCTGATGACGATGCTTGTCTTTTTTGTAGGCAAAGGGTTTGCTAAATTCTTTGAACGGTATCTAAGAGTGGTATACCAACAATATTTTATTTCAAGAATACGATTTGAAAACATTGATGCATTAGTCAATTACAATTATGAAGCTTTTACCAGTGCTGATGCTGGTAAAATTCAAAATACATTAAGTGGCGAAGTGGAAAGAGTAATGCAAAGTTTTAGAACCTATAGTGATATGCTTCAGCAATCTGTCATGTTGTTGACTTATGCCGCTTTAGCAGTTATATCTAGTCCACAATTTGCGATGTTAATAGTTATGGGAGGTTTTTTAACAAACCTGTTATTTAGTTCTATGTACAAAAAGACAAAACTCTTATCTTTTGATTTAGTGAAAAGCAATAATTTATTCCAGGGTTTTATTATTCAATCCGTAGCTTTTTATAAATATTTAAAAGCGACTGCCAGTATTATAGATTACAAACGTTTTTTAAAAGAAAAAGTTAATGAAATAGAGTTTATTACTAGAAAAATGGGCATACTTAGCAGTATTATGTTAGGAATGAGAGAACCTCTTATGATTGGAGTTGTTGTAGCTGTTATTTTAATACAAGTTGAATTATTAGAGGGAAGCTTAGCTACAATTATGTTGAGTTTATTATTTTTTTACAGGGGGTTAACAGCACTATCAAGCATACAAACGTCTTACAACAAGTTTTTAAGCTTTTCAGGTTCTATAGATAATATGAAAAGTTTTACTAAAAGTTTACAAGCTTCCCCTGAAGTAAATGGTGATGATAAAGTAAGTTCAATTCAAAACATTGAATTTAAAAACCTTAGCTTCTCTTATAATAAAAAGAACACCGTCTTAAGAAACATAAATTTAAATATTAAACCAAAACAAAGTATCGCGTTTATTGGAGAAAGTGGTTCGGGGAAGACTACTTTAATCAACCTTCTCGCAGGTTTGTTAAAACCAAGCAACGGAGATTTATTGATCAATCAAAAATCAATACACAGCATAGAGCTAGTAAATTATAGAAGACGCATTGGCTATATCACTCAGGAACCTATTATATTTGATGATACTTTGTTTAATAATGTCACCTTATGGGACCAAAAGAATGAAGAAAACTTAATAAGGTTTCAAGAAGCTATAAAAAAATCACAACTGAGTAGCTTTATAAGTGATCTATCCGATAAGGAAGAGGAGAGGATAGGTAATAATGGGGTGACTTTAAGTGGTGGCCAAAAGCAACGTATATCCATCGCCCGAGAATTATACAAGGACGTAGATATATTGCTTATGGACGAAGCTACTTCTGCTTTGGACACCAAAACAGAGAAAAATATCCAAAAAAGTATTGATGATTTAAAAGGAGAATATACCATAATTATGATCGCCCATCGACTAAGTACTGTCAAAACTTGTGATCAAATAGTTTTATTAGATAAAGGTGAGATTAAAGCAAAAGGTGACTATAAAACACTAATTGAAAATTCATCTGAGTTTGCGACAATGATTAGTAGTCAACAATTATAA
- a CDS encoding HpcH/HpaI aldolase family protein: MLGIFSKTTDSSFIEAIGLSGLDFVIIDQEHGPVQRERLYDHIRAAKAGQINPIVRVSGNNHNLIGSALDAGALGVQVPNISSAEEAKTAIDASRFYPIGNRGVCRFVSAASYGEKNKAEYFTESNKNLLILQVEGKEGVENLKEILSLKGFDILFIGPYDLSQSLGFPGQISHPKVKKEIMKIKDMAKSKNIRLGSFADTIETYQFLVNNGFDYIAYSVDINLFINGLKNLKSELCK; encoded by the coding sequence ATGCTAGGGATATTCTCAAAAACAACAGACAGTTCTTTTATTGAAGCAATTGGTTTGTCTGGTTTAGATTTTGTCATTATTGATCAAGAGCATGGACCAGTCCAACGCGAAAGGCTTTATGATCATATAAGAGCTGCTAAAGCAGGTCAAATCAACCCAATAGTAAGAGTGAGTGGAAATAATCATAATTTGATAGGTTCAGCTCTTGATGCAGGAGCTCTTGGTGTTCAAGTCCCTAATATTTCTTCAGCTGAAGAAGCAAAAACAGCAATTGATGCTTCTCGCTTTTATCCAATTGGAAATAGAGGGGTTTGTAGATTTGTTTCTGCAGCTTCTTATGGTGAAAAAAACAAAGCAGAATATTTCACAGAATCAAATAAAAATCTTTTAATTTTACAAGTTGAAGGTAAAGAAGGGGTTGAAAATTTGAAGGAGATCTTATCCTTAAAAGGATTCGATATTTTGTTTATAGGTCCCTATGATCTATCACAATCTTTGGGTTTTCCAGGCCAAATTTCGCACCCAAAAGTTAAAAAAGAAATAATGAAAATCAAGGATATGGCAAAATCTAAAAATATCAGATTAGGTTCCTTTGCAGATACTATAGAGACTTATCAATTTTTAGTGAATAATGGTTTCGATTACATTGCTTATTCAGTAGATATCAATTTGTTTATAAATGGGTTAAAAAATCTAAAATCAGAATTATGCAAATAG
- a CDS encoding polysialyltransferase family glycosyltransferase has protein sequence MKHIFTIHSPITFLMAFSIVSQEKLNQEDVVVISSNYTLPIPFGMVIPAFSEINQSWWSKFASFNVGKAFDFYVKDIIGSSKFTAYVDIMHTYQKLLVTHENCKAFHFFEEGTDSYMLPQSLEDFTRTAVSDQFRNKTYPNTLREVLRLLRGYTSALHSLPYHSQSYQYEKTRSYYCLSNYCYPEINSAQKIQVKPNFDKEELNILSSSIQLNNAIVIVEETYPDKYGITDEEYKRILGLTFKRLVIAKDNSEIYLKLRPSKKDLDSRLTGLLDELGFKFNIIPNNTLAEGLFLNSQNLKVVGFVSSLLMYASIFGHDGYSMIHLMKNKKKTRFDSINGFDKLVINIIK, from the coding sequence ATGAAGCACATATTCACTATACATTCACCCATCACTTTTCTAATGGCCTTTTCTATCGTAAGTCAGGAAAAATTGAATCAAGAAGATGTGGTGGTTATTTCATCAAACTATACCTTACCTATCCCCTTTGGTATGGTGATACCGGCATTTTCAGAGATTAACCAGTCTTGGTGGTCTAAATTCGCTAGTTTTAATGTTGGAAAAGCATTTGATTTTTACGTTAAAGATATAATTGGTTCAAGTAAGTTTACAGCCTATGTTGATATCATGCATACTTACCAAAAGTTATTGGTGACTCATGAAAATTGTAAAGCTTTTCATTTTTTTGAAGAAGGAACCGACAGCTATATGTTACCCCAATCCTTAGAGGATTTTACAAGAACTGCTGTTTCAGATCAATTCAGAAACAAAACATATCCTAACACTTTAAGAGAAGTCCTTAGGTTACTTCGTGGCTATACCTCAGCCTTGCATTCACTACCATACCATTCGCAGTCCTATCAATATGAAAAAACTAGAAGTTATTATTGTTTAAGCAATTATTGCTACCCAGAAATCAATTCTGCCCAAAAGATTCAGGTTAAGCCCAATTTCGACAAGGAAGAACTAAATATACTATCATCATCAATTCAATTAAATAATGCTATTGTAATAGTTGAGGAAACCTATCCCGATAAATATGGAATAACTGATGAAGAGTATAAGAGAATTCTTGGACTCACTTTCAAGAGGCTTGTTATTGCGAAAGATAATAGTGAAATATACCTAAAGTTGAGACCATCTAAAAAAGATCTGGATTCAAGGTTAACAGGCTTGCTAGATGAGTTAGGTTTTAAATTTAATATTATTCCTAATAACACTTTAGCAGAAGGGCTTTTTTTAAACTCTCAAAACTTGAAAGTGGTAGGCTTTGTTTCATCCTTACTCATGTATGCCAGCATATTTGGTCATGATGGTTATTCCATGATCCATTTAATGAAAAACAAAAAAAAAACAAGATTTGACTCAATTAATGGTTTTGATAAATTAGTTATAAATATTATAAAATAA
- a CDS encoding cytidylyltransferase domain-containing protein: protein MQIAALLTGRGNNTLTDKNVLPVLERPLLSYPANAAKSSKFINSLWVSSDCEKILNAAETYEYKRIKRPEELALPTSQHIDAIDHALKVMTENGAQPKILVVMLANSVTIKTEWIDACIELLLNDNHATAAVPVYQEMDHHPFRCKRLNKDGYLEPFFDFSNQFISTNRQDLTPAYFLSHNFWVLNLDTIDRAKGQKPWTFMGDKIKHFEVEEAFDVHSLEDIQKSEEWLIKNNIV, encoded by the coding sequence ATGCAAATAGCAGCTTTACTGACAGGTAGGGGCAACAATACGTTAACTGATAAAAATGTTCTTCCAGTTTTGGAAAGACCCTTGCTTTCATATCCAGCTAATGCCGCTAAAAGTTCAAAATTCATTAATTCACTTTGGGTATCTAGTGATTGTGAGAAAATTTTAAATGCAGCAGAAACTTACGAATATAAGCGCATAAAAAGACCTGAAGAACTAGCTCTTCCTACTTCTCAACATATTGATGCCATAGACCATGCCTTAAAAGTAATGACTGAAAATGGCGCTCAACCCAAAATATTGGTCGTAATGCTTGCTAATTCTGTAACTATCAAAACAGAGTGGATAGATGCTTGTATTGAGTTACTTTTAAATGATAATCATGCTACGGCAGCAGTCCCTGTATATCAGGAAATGGACCATCACCCTTTTAGGTGTAAAAGACTTAATAAGGATGGATATCTAGAACCGTTTTTTGATTTTTCAAATCAATTTATAAGTACTAATAGACAAGATTTAACACCCGCTTACTTTCTCTCCCATAATTTTTGGGTATTAAACCTAGATACCATTGATCGAGCTAAAGGACAAAAACCATGGACATTTATGGGAGATAAAATTAAACATTTTGAAGTGGAAGAAGCTTTTGATGTTCACTCCTTAGAAGATATTCAAAAATCTGAAGAGTGGTTAATAAAAAATAATATAGTATGA
- a CDS encoding HAD family hydrolase gives MGAKPKIENIIWDFDGVIVESNSIREKGFRAVLATFPKDEVKALLEFHRENGGLSRYVKFHYFFEEIRKENVNDKTIKIYAEKFSRIMKELMTNKEILIEETVSFIKSNVEKYNFHIASGSDQEELRFLCSKLGISDNFISIHGSPKPKNEIVKDLLKAMAYDLSKTLLIGDAINDYEAARANNIYFMAYNTNRSLMAKSDVELKFRN, from the coding sequence ATGGGCGCAAAACCAAAGATAGAAAATATCATCTGGGATTTTGATGGCGTAATTGTTGAATCAAACTCCATTAGAGAAAAAGGATTTAGAGCGGTTCTTGCGACTTTTCCTAAAGATGAAGTAAAAGCATTGCTTGAGTTCCACAGGGAAAATGGGGGACTCTCTAGGTATGTGAAATTTCATTACTTTTTTGAAGAAATTAGAAAAGAAAATGTAAATGACAAAACAATTAAAATTTATGCAGAAAAGTTCAGTAGAATAATGAAAGAACTGATGACGAATAAAGAGATACTTATTGAAGAAACAGTTTCCTTCATAAAAAGTAATGTAGAAAAATATAACTTCCATATTGCTTCAGGTTCAGACCAAGAAGAATTAAGATTTTTATGTTCTAAATTAGGCATATCCGACAATTTCATCAGTATTCATGGTTCTCCAAAGCCTAAAAATGAAATTGTTAAAGATTTACTCAAAGCGATGGCTTATGATTTATCTAAGACTCTTTTAATTGGAGATGCAATAAATGATTATGAAGCGGCACGTGCTAATAATATATATTTTATGGCGTACAATACTAACCGCAGCTTAATGGCTAAGAGCGATGTAGAGTTAAAGTTTCGCAATTAA
- a CDS encoding aldolase catalytic domain-containing protein: MKILDCTIRDGGYYTNWDFDQDIVKTYLESFNQLPVEYLEVGYRSQPMGEYLGEYFYCPVETLQRLKSISQKKLVIILNEKDVRAADAESLLSPITGLVTMVRMAIDPKNFKRALSLAAEVKRLGFEVAFNVMYMSTWADEKEFLELIPKVDEVADYFYMVDSFGGVYPQDVKDTIALVRSKTKVKLGFHGHNNLEMALANTLTAIHEGIDIVDATVTGMGRGAGNLKTELLLTVLNAKGLLDFPYNELSKTVDDFTKLQKHYEWGTNLPYMVSGANSLPQKQVMEWVSKRYYSFNSIIRALNNQSQGKVDNTKLPELDFGKEKTYAGALIVGGGPSATSHTQSIDRFLINNPNIIVIHASSKNALSFENVPNDQYFCLVGNEGHRLEEVFQGSNIKGKCILPPYPREMGTYIPKSLTDNAFELESVEFTDLYRDSHTALALQSILALKIEKVFITGYDGYSGNHIGEKEQELFLENQHLFSKIKDHFNIQLVSLTPTKYTELKGDSVYSKI, from the coding sequence ATGAAAATACTTGACTGTACCATCCGAGATGGTGGTTATTATACCAATTGGGATTTTGACCAAGACATCGTTAAAACCTATTTAGAAAGTTTTAATCAACTACCAGTAGAATACTTAGAAGTTGGTTATCGTTCTCAACCCATGGGAGAATATTTGGGAGAATATTTCTATTGTCCTGTAGAAACACTTCAGCGCTTAAAAAGCATTAGTCAGAAAAAGCTTGTGATTATATTGAACGAAAAAGATGTGCGTGCAGCAGATGCAGAATCTTTACTGAGTCCTATAACAGGTTTAGTTACAATGGTGCGAATGGCAATTGATCCTAAAAACTTTAAGCGTGCTCTAAGTTTAGCGGCGGAGGTAAAACGTTTGGGTTTTGAAGTAGCGTTCAATGTGATGTATATGTCCACTTGGGCAGATGAAAAAGAATTTTTAGAATTAATTCCAAAAGTAGACGAAGTTGCAGATTACTTTTATATGGTGGATTCATTTGGAGGAGTATATCCTCAAGACGTAAAAGACACTATTGCATTAGTGCGTTCTAAGACCAAAGTGAAACTAGGATTCCATGGTCATAATAACTTAGAAATGGCATTGGCCAATACGTTAACGGCTATTCATGAAGGGATAGATATAGTAGACGCCACTGTAACTGGAATGGGTCGCGGTGCTGGTAATCTTAAAACAGAATTGTTGCTAACGGTTTTAAATGCAAAAGGTCTACTGGATTTTCCATACAATGAATTAAGTAAAACAGTAGATGATTTTACAAAATTACAAAAACACTATGAATGGGGTACAAATTTACCCTATATGGTTTCTGGAGCCAATTCCCTTCCGCAAAAGCAAGTCATGGAATGGGTAAGCAAGCGGTACTACTCATTTAATTCGATCATACGTGCATTGAATAACCAAAGTCAAGGTAAGGTTGACAACACTAAATTGCCTGAATTAGACTTTGGTAAAGAAAAAACCTATGCGGGAGCACTAATTGTTGGAGGTGGTCCTAGTGCCACAAGCCACACACAATCCATAGATCGTTTTTTAATAAACAATCCAAATATCATAGTAATTCATGCAAGTTCTAAAAATGCCTTGTCCTTTGAGAATGTACCTAATGACCAATATTTTTGCTTAGTGGGTAATGAAGGTCATCGTTTGGAAGAAGTTTTTCAAGGTAGTAATATCAAAGGGAAGTGTATTTTACCTCCATATCCTAGAGAAATGGGGACATATATTCCAAAATCCTTAACAGATAATGCTTTTGAATTGGAAAGCGTTGAGTTTACAGACTTATACAGAGATTCTCATACAGCATTAGCTTTACAAAGTATATTGGCATTAAAAATTGAAAAGGTGTTCATAACAGGATATGATGGGTATAGTGGAAATCATATAGGTGAAAAAGAACAAGAGTTGTTTTTAGAAAACCAGCACTTATTTTCTAAGATTAAAGATCATTTTAACATTCAATTAGTAAGCCTTACTCCAACAAAATATACTGAGCTTAAGGGAGATTCTGTATATTCTAAAATTTAG
- a CDS encoding four helix bundle protein: protein MNVKSHKDLNLWKESMNLVEDIYSISKSFPKEEMYGLTSQMRRCAVSIPSNIAEGAGRKGEKEFARFLYIALGSLSELETQFEISIRLNYIANEVDTQSTFEKIIYIRRMLAKLIKSITT from the coding sequence ATGAACGTCAAAAGCCACAAAGACCTCAACCTATGGAAAGAAAGCATGAATCTAGTTGAAGACATTTACTCCATATCAAAATCATTTCCCAAAGAAGAAATGTATGGATTAACAAGTCAAATGAGAAGATGTGCAGTTTCTATACCGTCAAATATTGCAGAAGGAGCAGGTAGAAAAGGAGAAAAAGAATTTGCACGTTTTTTATATATAGCATTAGGCTCGTTATCGGAACTAGAGACACAATTTGAAATTTCGATAAGATTAAACTACATCGCAAACGAAGTCGATACTCAATCCACCTTTGAAAAAATTATTTATATTAGAAGAATGCTAGCAAAATTGATTAAAAGCATAACAACTTAA
- a CDS encoding NAD-dependent epimerase/dehydratase family protein: protein MKILVTGAAGFIGYHLCEQLLKLGHDVVGLDNINDYYDVNLKYARLKELGISESEIQYNKGINSNSHGDKLKFIKINLEDQENLPIFFEENSFDVVCNLAAQAGVRYSIEKPMKYVESNIMGFANLLECVRNTKVKKLVYASSSSVYGLNEKTPFATNDNVDNPISMYAATKKSNELMAHTYSHLFGIKTIGLRFFTVYGPWGRPDMAMFLFTDAILNNKPIKVFNEGNLSRDFTYIDDIVEGVINTIEKKNPNKSLYNLYNIGHGSPVKLNDYIKEIEVATGKVAERIMMPMQPGDVEQTWADTSALFKDYNYKPTTKIDKGIEEFVRWYKDYHMNL from the coding sequence ATGAAAATATTAGTCACTGGAGCAGCAGGATTTATTGGATACCATCTTTGCGAGCAACTTCTAAAATTAGGACATGATGTTGTCGGATTAGATAATATCAATGATTATTATGATGTCAACTTAAAATATGCTCGTCTAAAAGAATTAGGTATTTCAGAGAGTGAAATTCAATACAATAAAGGTATAAATAGTAATTCACATGGTGATAAACTAAAGTTTATCAAAATTAATTTAGAAGATCAAGAAAATTTACCTATTTTTTTTGAAGAAAACAGTTTCGATGTAGTTTGTAATCTTGCTGCTCAAGCAGGTGTTAGATATAGTATCGAAAAACCTATGAAGTATGTAGAAAGTAACATCATGGGTTTCGCCAATCTATTAGAGTGTGTGCGAAATACAAAAGTAAAAAAACTCGTTTATGCAAGTAGCTCTAGTGTGTATGGTTTAAACGAAAAAACACCTTTTGCAACTAATGATAATGTGGACAACCCAATTAGCATGTACGCTGCTACTAAAAAGAGTAACGAGTTGATGGCGCATACGTATAGTCATTTATTTGGTATAAAAACAATTGGTTTAAGATTCTTTACCGTTTACGGACCTTGGGGAAGACCTGACATGGCCATGTTTTTATTTACTGATGCCATCCTGAATAATAAACCTATTAAGGTTTTTAACGAAGGAAATCTTTCACGTGATTTTACTTATATTGACGATATTGTAGAAGGTGTGATAAATACTATTGAAAAGAAAAATCCGAATAAAAGTCTGTACAATTTATACAACATTGGTCATGGAAGTCCTGTTAAATTAAATGACTACATTAAAGAAATTGAAGTTGCTACTGGAAAAGTAGCTGAAAGAATAATGATGCCTATGCAACCAGGAGATGTCGAACAAACATGGGCGGACACAAGTGCACTTTTTAAAGATTACAATTATAAGCCAACAACTAAAATTGATAAAGGAATAGAAGAGTTTGTTCGTTGGTATAAAGACTATCACATGAATTTATAG